ATTACAGGCCTTTTCGGTTATTAAAGTTTTTGAAAAAGTAATAACTTAACCTGATATGACATTTACCTCTACCTTTCTTAAATTAATTCTGATATAAAAAAAGCTATATTGTAAAGTTAAAAACTGCTAAAATAGAATTTATATAAAAAAATCCCAAATTTTGTTGACAGTACATATAAAACTGATTTATGATACAAAGCGTAACAATTACGATTTATGTCATATAACTTTAAATAATCTACATAAAAATAATTTTGCTAATTAAATCGTAACAATTTCGTTTAATGTACATAACGTGAGGAGATGTTTTATGAAAACTACATTTTTGTCTATCATTATTGGAATCGTATTAATGCTGTCAGCATGCTCTAACTCAAGCACTAATAGTAAGGAAGCAGCAAACGAAGCCGAAGAAAAATCATTAACTTTTTTGTTTAATTTTCCTACAAGCACTCTTGATCCACACAAAGACGATAATAGTACAACAGTACGAGCTGGAATCACTGAAACTTTAGTCAAGTTAAATGAAGATTTGGAGCTTGAACCTTGGCTTGCAATTGAGTGGAAAGCAATTGATGAATTAACATGGTCATTTACCGTTCAGGACGGAGTACTGTTTCAAGACGGAACAAAATTAGATGCAGAAGCTGTGAAACAATCGTTTGAGCGTGGAATCAACGTTAGTGAATCAATGAAAGCAGCTTTAAAGCTAGAGTCAGTCTCAACTGAAGGAAATTCAGTTATTTTTAAAACAACACAACCTCTACCAGCTTTTCCTTCTGAATTAACACATCCGCATACGTCAATTGTTAAGGTAGAAGATGATGAGAAATTGAGAACTGCCCCAATAGGAACAGGACCTTTTGTTGTTGATACATTTGATTCAGAGGTAAAGGTAGAGCTTACTAAAAATACTTCGTATTGGAATGGAGAACCAAAACTTGATAAAGTAACATTTGGTTTTAATTCAGATGCGAATGCAAGGGCTATGGCTCTTCAATCTGGGGAAGCGGATATCATTTATTATCTACCTTCTGAATTAGCCACCTCTTTAAAGAGTGATGAAAATATTGTAGTAGAATCTGTGAGTAGTTTACGTACACATTTTATTTCCTATAACATGAACAGCTCTGAAGGTGCCGATGAAAAAGTCCGTCAAGCTTTGGATTCCTTATTTGATCGTGACGCAGTTGCCAATGACTTAATGGGAGGAATGGCTGTACCAGCAGGGGGGCCGTTTAATCCTGACTTTCCGTTTAGCATGAAAGCAGATCCCGTTAAATATGATCCTAGTCATGCAAAGAAACTGCTTGAAGAAGCTGGTTATAAGGAAGATAAGGGTGTAATGGAGAAAAATGGAGAACCGTTGAAACTAGAGATGATTACCTATCAATCAAGACCAGAGCTTCCACTTATAGCACAGATGCTTCAATCGAATGCAAAGGAAATAGGTGTTGAAATCAACATTAAATCTGTTGAAAATATTGATGAGTACTTATCAACAAATGAGGAATGGGATATTGCAACATACAGTAATTTAACTGCTCCACGTGGAGATGTTGGATATTTCCTGAATTCTGCCTATTCACTTGATGGTGCTCTAAATATTGGTGAAATTAATGACTCAGAAATTAATGAAATTGTAACAGAGCTAAATAAAACAACAGATGTTGAGAAACGTAACGATCTTGGAAAACAGGTTGAAAACATGACTCAGCAAAAAATTTATCAATCTTATATTGTTCACCCAATGATCACTGTTGCGATGAATAGAGATGTAAAAAACTATTCAGTTTCAAAACAAGAATATTATTTAATAACAAATCAATTGGATGTAGAATAACGTGATTCGATTTCTTTTATCAAAAATTATACAAACTATTGTCGTATTACTTTGTCTTTCGTTTTTGAGCTTTGTGTTCATTAAATTAGCACCCGGGGATCCTGTAAAGGCAATGTTGGATATTGATGAAGTGATGATTACAGAAGCAGAAATTGAGGAAATAAGATCGGAGATGGGCTTTGATCAGCCCATCTTTGTTCAATATGGAATGTGGCTTAAACAGGCGATTAAGCTAGATTTTGGGGAATCGTATTTAACAAACCGACCTGTTTTGAGTGAAATACAGGACCGCTTACAAGCTTCTCTTGAACTGATGGGAGGGGGAATGCTTGTTGTTATCTTACTATCGATTCCATTAGGAGTTTGTTCAGCTGTTTATCAATCAAAATGGATTGATCATCTTGGACGAATTTTTGCTTTTTTCGGAGCTTCCATTCCAAGCTTTTGGCTGGGACTTTTATTGATATATTTCTTTAGTGTAAAGTTGAAGGTTCTTCCGTTTATCGGTCATAATGGTGCCGAAAGCCTTATTCTCCCATCCCTTACATTAGGACTTGCAATGTCTGCTGTTTACGCTAGGCTATTGAGAGCGGCAATGCTTGAAACAATGAATAAGCCTTATATTAAGGCGTTGAGAATGAAAGGCATCCGTGAAAAAAGCTTAATTTTTAAATACTCCTTACGTGAGAGCATGATACCAGTTGTTACGATGTTTGGTATGAGCCTTGGTAATCTATTGGCAGGGGCAATTGTTGTAGAAATATTATTTTCATGGCCTGGATTAGGAAAAATGGTCGTTGAAGCCATCATGAATCGAGACTATCCGTTAATCCAAGCTTATATATTACTTTCAGGCATTTTTGTCATGAGTATTAATTTAATTGTTGACTTATCGTATTATCTTTTAGACCCAAAATTAAGAAGAAAGGAGCAGAGAGCATGATAACGGATGTATTACATCTTAAGAAGAAAAAGCGAAATCTATTCATTCAAACGGGTGTACTATTACTCATCTTGATTATGCTCCTTTTTTTCTTATCTTATCTATTTAATCCACATGATCCATTAAAAGTAAACACTGGTGAACGATTGCAGTCGCCTAGTATCGAGCATTTACTAGGAACAGATCAACTAGGTAGGGACATTTTAGCGAGGTTAACAGAAGGTGCCATCTACACATTGGGGATATCGGTTTTATCCATCTTTGTTTCTTTATTAATTGGCTTACCAGTTGGTGTTCTTTCAGGCTACTTCGGGAAAAAAATAGATCAATTATTTATGAGAGTAATTGATACGTTTGTTGCGTTCCCAGATTTTTTACTGGCAATCGCGATAACAGGATTACTTGGACCCGGAATTTGGAATGTGATGATTGCCATTATTTCAGTAAAGTGGGTAGGCTATGCCCGGTTAACACGTAGTATTGTCCTAACCGAGAAGCATAAGGACTATATTACGATGTCTGCTTTTAGTGGAAGTTCTGTTTGGAAAATCATGACACTACATTTATTTAAACATATCCTACCACAAGTGATTGTTTTAGCGTCATTAGATATAGGGAAAATCATTCTTCTTATTTCTTCCCTATCCTATATCGGGTTAGGAGCACAACCACCACTGCCAGAGTGGGGAGCGATGTTAAATGAAGGAAGATTATATTTTCAAACATCTCCAGCTTTAATTATTTTTCCCGGTCTAGCGATCATGCTTGTTGTGATGGCCTTTAATCTGATAGGAGATGGCTTAAGAGATAAACTAGATGTTCAATTTAAAAGAAAGGGGTAGCTTTTATATGAATGACCCTCTTTTAGAGATGAAAGAATTATGTATCGTAGTAAAACATACAAATCAAACAATCATTCAATCTCTCTCGTTTACTATACATTCTGGAGATATGGTAGGCATTGTCGGGGAAAGTGGGAGTGGAAAGAGTGTTACCGCACAGGCAATTTTAGGCTCCATTCCTATGTCGTTTAATATGAATGGCTCCATACTATTTGAGGGAGAATACATTTCTTTTCAGAAAAAAAACAAGTTGATTGGGACTGAAATTTGTTATATTCCTCAAGACTATTCAAACGGCTTTTCTCCTTTCTTTAAAATAGGCTCTCAAATGAATGAACAATTGGCCACACATACTTCTTTATCAAAAAAACAGAGAAAGAAAAGAATTTTAGACATGCTAGAAAGAGTACAACTACCGGCTGAAAAAGTTTATTCTTCTTATCACTTTGAACTTAGCGGTGGGCAATTACAACGAGTAGTTATTGCTTCTGCCATGATTCTTAATCCAAAGCTTCTTATATGTGATGAAATCACAACCGCATTAGACCCTAAAAATGCTGACCAAATTATGCAGCTTTTAAAAGACTTGCAAACACAATATAATACCGCCATTATTTTTATTAGTCATCAGCTTCATCATGTAATGAACTATTGTGACCAACTTGCTGTTATGTATGGTGGAGAATGGATGGAATACGGTCTAACAACTAAAATTAAAAAGAACCCTACACATCCGTATACACAACTACTTTTGAATACAATCCCAACGATTGAGGCAGATGCTGAACATCTTCAACTTATTCCTGGAGAACCTGGTGAAGTGAATCGTGAAGGCTGTCCATTTGCAACAAGATGTCCTTATTGTGAACCCGTTTGCCTTCATTCACATGTTACATTAAAGGGAACACCCCTTCATCAAGTAGCTTGTCACCTTGTGACTACGAAAGAAGGAGAGGGAACAACAAGTGACTCTATTAAAAGTCCAGTCTATATCTAAAAACTACGGTAAACTTCCAGCTCTTGACAATATTTCTTTTTCTATAAGTGAAGGAACAGCGTTAGGAGTTGTAGGGGAAAGTGGGAGTGGCAAAAGCACACTTATCAAGAGCATATTAAGTATGGAAAGCATCCATTCCGGTCATATTCTTTTTTTAAATCAAGATATTCATAAGTTAAAAGGTAAGCAGAAAAGAGAGTTGTATAAAGATATTCAAATCATTATGCAGGATCCTTTTTCTTCATTGAATGCTAAGCTTCCAGTATGGAAAAGTATGGTTGAACCAATTAGTAATTTCCGTGATCGAAAAGATACCTTATACCCAAATCTTTCTTTATTTGACATTGCCAAGAAGGTTGGTAAAATGGTTGGATTAAAAGAAGAGCACCTTACTAAATATCCTCATGAGCTTAGCGGTGGTCAAAAGCAACGGGTTTCTATTGCTAGAGGGATTAGTCTTCATCCAAGATTACTTATATTAGATGAGCCCACCTCAAGTCTTGATGTTTCCATACAAGCTCAAATTCTAATGCTGTTAAAATCTCTTAAAAAAGAATTGCAAACTTCATTTTTATTCGTTTCACACGATTTAATGGCTGTACGTTTTTTATGTGATGAGATAGTAGTTTTAAAAGAAGGGAAGCTATTGGAACGCTTTTCTTCCGACGATATATTAAATGAAGAACGTCATGATTATACTAAACAACTTATACAGTATACTGCTATATAAAGCTGGCTAAGAAGGAGAAAGTAATGAGATCTGTGTTAACTTCAGCTCCTTTACATAAAGGAAGCATTTTTACACATCGTGAATACTTAACATTAGCAATTCCCCTGATCATATCAGGGATTTCTACGCCAATATTAGGAGCTGTTGATACAGCTGTTGTAGGAAGATTGCCTGATGCATCAGCAATTGGTGCCGTAGCACTTGGAGCTGTTATATTTAATACGATGTATTGGTTGCTCGGTTTTTTACGCGTAAGTACAACAGGACTTACTTCACAAGCGAATGGCGCAAATGATGCTAAAGAAATGGCTCTAGCTTGTTTACGCCCTATG
This genomic stretch from Metabacillus sp. B2-18 harbors:
- a CDS encoding ABC transporter ATP-binding protein, giving the protein MTLLKVQSISKNYGKLPALDNISFSISEGTALGVVGESGSGKSTLIKSILSMESIHSGHILFLNQDIHKLKGKQKRELYKDIQIIMQDPFSSLNAKLPVWKSMVEPISNFRDRKDTLYPNLSLFDIAKKVGKMVGLKEEHLTKYPHELSGGQKQRVSIARGISLHPRLLILDEPTSSLDVSIQAQILMLLKSLKKELQTSFLFVSHDLMAVRFLCDEIVVLKEGKLLERFSSDDILNEERHDYTKQLIQYTAI
- a CDS encoding ABC transporter ATP-binding protein translates to MNDPLLEMKELCIVVKHTNQTIIQSLSFTIHSGDMVGIVGESGSGKSVTAQAILGSIPMSFNMNGSILFEGEYISFQKKNKLIGTEICYIPQDYSNGFSPFFKIGSQMNEQLATHTSLSKKQRKKRILDMLERVQLPAEKVYSSYHFELSGGQLQRVVIASAMILNPKLLICDEITTALDPKNADQIMQLLKDLQTQYNTAIIFISHQLHHVMNYCDQLAVMYGGEWMEYGLTTKIKKNPTHPYTQLLLNTIPTIEADAEHLQLIPGEPGEVNREGCPFATRCPYCEPVCLHSHVTLKGTPLHQVACHLVTTKEGEGTTSDSIKSPVYI
- the nikA gene encoding nickel ABC transporter substrate-binding protein; this translates as MKTTFLSIIIGIVLMLSACSNSSTNSKEAANEAEEKSLTFLFNFPTSTLDPHKDDNSTTVRAGITETLVKLNEDLELEPWLAIEWKAIDELTWSFTVQDGVLFQDGTKLDAEAVKQSFERGINVSESMKAALKLESVSTEGNSVIFKTTQPLPAFPSELTHPHTSIVKVEDDEKLRTAPIGTGPFVVDTFDSEVKVELTKNTSYWNGEPKLDKVTFGFNSDANARAMALQSGEADIIYYLPSELATSLKSDENIVVESVSSLRTHFISYNMNSSEGADEKVRQALDSLFDRDAVANDLMGGMAVPAGGPFNPDFPFSMKADPVKYDPSHAKKLLEEAGYKEDKGVMEKNGEPLKLEMITYQSRPELPLIAQMLQSNAKEIGVEINIKSVENIDEYLSTNEEWDIATYSNLTAPRGDVGYFLNSAYSLDGALNIGEINDSEINEIVTELNKTTDVEKRNDLGKQVENMTQQKIYQSYIVHPMITVAMNRDVKNYSVSKQEYYLITNQLDVE
- the nikB gene encoding nickel ABC transporter permease, encoding MIRFLLSKIIQTIVVLLCLSFLSFVFIKLAPGDPVKAMLDIDEVMITEAEIEEIRSEMGFDQPIFVQYGMWLKQAIKLDFGESYLTNRPVLSEIQDRLQASLELMGGGMLVVILLSIPLGVCSAVYQSKWIDHLGRIFAFFGASIPSFWLGLLLIYFFSVKLKVLPFIGHNGAESLILPSLTLGLAMSAVYARLLRAAMLETMNKPYIKALRMKGIREKSLIFKYSLRESMIPVVTMFGMSLGNLLAGAIVVEILFSWPGLGKMVVEAIMNRDYPLIQAYILLSGIFVMSINLIVDLSYYLLDPKLRRKEQRA
- the nikC gene encoding nickel transporter permease, which encodes MITDVLHLKKKKRNLFIQTGVLLLILIMLLFFLSYLFNPHDPLKVNTGERLQSPSIEHLLGTDQLGRDILARLTEGAIYTLGISVLSIFVSLLIGLPVGVLSGYFGKKIDQLFMRVIDTFVAFPDFLLAIAITGLLGPGIWNVMIAIISVKWVGYARLTRSIVLTEKHKDYITMSAFSGSSVWKIMTLHLFKHILPQVIVLASLDIGKIILLISSLSYIGLGAQPPLPEWGAMLNEGRLYFQTSPALIIFPGLAIMLVVMAFNLIGDGLRDKLDVQFKRKG